A DNA window from Mytilus edulis chromosome 14, xbMytEdul2.2, whole genome shotgun sequence contains the following coding sequences:
- the LOC139504011 gene encoding uncharacterized protein yields the protein MVLKKSGSIQKGERKCENIKKSIEKIREEINNHLDKLEKKLWKEADTVWDQEKCKITGFITEIEEKKKILKEMQDDLHTVTEHTSKLQSFLGVHQIGEEVLHYRRYVEEIGNNDMAIEVDIKFKQIGGIEEILSTLQSLKSFGDIQVFKTEITINRETCANREAQVETQEQSHIDKMTMQVGKKIEFNINMIKKNISDMVCLSDGRIVVVEHNGAVYQLSSDVKLQKQLPIPGEARSVTQISKDTIAITYPGENTIKIFNIEDDTMTKVFKLHKYCCGLSFSNASLAVGLLRDEIRIIDLAGNTLKSIHVQSESYLKFLVYSHDRVIYSDYGGKAVYCVDGSGKKIWQYKQDLLGPEGLCTDTYGNIIVAERGSSSLIVISKDGQDSKVLVRKEEGLIYPKCICVGRNDSYGFVCDSTAQYMAKFILSYA from the coding sequence atggttttaaaaaaatccGGTAGCATTCAGAAAGGAGAAAGAAAATGCGAAAACATAAAGAAATCAATCGAAAAAATTCGGGAAGAAATCAACAACCATTTAGACAAGCTAGAAAAGAAGCTGTGGAAAGAAGCAGATACTGTTTGGGATCAAGAGAAATGCAAAATAACCGGTTTCATTActgaaatagaagaaaaaaagaaaatattaaaggAAATGCAGGATGATTTACACACAGTTACAGAACATACATCAAAACTTCAATCCTTTCTAGGGGTACATCAGATTGGAGAAGAAGTACTTCATTATCGGAGATATGTTGAGGAGATAGGAAACAATGATATGGCCATTGAAGTTGACATCAAATTTAAGCAAATAGGTGGGATAGAAGAGATACTAAGCACCTTACAATCACTTAAATCCTTTGGAGACATCCAGGTATTTAAAACTGAAATAACCATTAATAGGGAAACGTGTGCAAACAGAGAAGCACAAGTAGAAACACAAGAACAATCCCACATAGACAAAATGACAATGCAAGTTGGGAAAAAAATTGAATTCAACATAAATATGATAAAGAAGAACATTAGTGACATGGTTTGTCTGTCTGATGGAAGAATTGTAGTAGTTGAACATAATGGTGCAGTTTACCAACTTTCTTCGGATGTCAAACTTCAAAAACAGTTACCTATACCTGGTGAAGCACGGAGTGTCACACAAATCAGCAAAGATACAATTGCAATCACTTATCCCGGGGAGAATACCATTAAGATATTCAATATAGAGGATGACACGATGACCAAGGTTTTCAAACTACACAAATACTGCTGCGGGTTATCATTTTCCAATGCATCACTTGCTGTAGGTTTGCTAAGGGATGAAATCCGTATCATAGATCTGGCCGGAAATACTCTTAAGTCAATACACGTTCAGAGTGAATCATACCTGAAATTCCTTGTTTACTCACATGACAGAGTGATTTATAGTGACTATGGTGGTAAAGCAGTATATTGTGTTGATGGATCAGGTAAAAAGATCTGGCAATATAAACAGGATCTACTAGGTCCAGAAGGACTCTGTACAGATACTTATGGTAACATTATTGTAGCAGAACGGGGTTCTAGTTCATTAATTGTAATATCAAAAGATGGACAAGATAGTAAGGTTCTAGTCAGAAAAGAAGAGGGATTGATTTATCCAAAGTGTATTTGTGTTGGAAGAAATGATTCGTATGGTTTTGTTTGTGACAGTACGGCCCAATACATGGCAAAATTCATCCTTAGTTATGCATAG